The Candidatus Thiodiazotropha endoloripes genome has a window encoding:
- a CDS encoding VCBS domain-containing protein: MADKNSENTGSLEEREKATKELFERDIAKEGNRKDLEADDVLGSDHHEVAQTDVAMAEKADDKLSREAEEAADSTTGKLVPPLDSEPVFDENSNPSRGDESRVPKSAPTVSRDDEPTTSSVLAGGRTQHAYGLHNQAQQESHPSVDPSTENAPATVSLGIEKPEPNYDVKKLDPTAQETIPDEAAEVSSADGGDQELVVANLMLANSQNERDYSYELIGSGSDYFELVDNQILIKPGVNFDTTQSSYHSLTFQITDRSGNTRQETVVVNVDFTTEEAVIILGVPEEEAGPITEESDSLPHQEPEPDESLTYSLLDETEAPVGFVLHEDGSYDLDVTHEAYQHLGVGDSQTLIIPVKITTDQGEVTTTEIQVVVHGSNDLPIVEMGQSAEITEGASAIEGEILATDVDDNSVLTYAVSEGNDLPPGFILSQNGHYSFTAENYNSLEAGQNQILDIPITVTDDHGGTAHTILQITITGTNDTPVAEAQEVSAEEGGLVSGQLQANDVDLAEGAALSFTTSSEVDGLTLNEDGSYNFDASSYQSLGEGDTEIIEVPVTVTDDQGATAETTLTITVTGTNDNPVAEAQEISADEGGLVNGQLQASDVDLAEGASLSFATS; this comes from the coding sequence ATGGCTGACAAAAACAGTGAAAACACGGGTTCACTGGAAGAGCGGGAGAAAGCGACAAAGGAGCTGTTTGAGCGGGATATTGCGAAAGAAGGTAATCGTAAAGACCTGGAGGCGGATGATGTCCTGGGCAGTGATCATCACGAGGTGGCTCAGACTGATGTTGCAATGGCTGAAAAAGCCGATGACAAGCTGAGTAGAGAGGCCGAAGAAGCGGCAGATTCCACGACGGGAAAATTAGTACCTCCCTTAGATAGTGAGCCTGTATTTGATGAGAATAGTAATCCATCACGAGGGGATGAGAGTAGAGTTCCCAAATCGGCCCCCACTGTCAGCCGTGATGATGAGCCGACCACTTCGTCAGTTTTAGCAGGTGGCCGAACACAACACGCGTATGGCCTGCACAATCAGGCACAACAGGAATCTCATCCTTCAGTGGACCCATCCACTGAAAACGCCCCAGCCACGGTTTCCCTTGGTATTGAAAAACCGGAACCAAACTATGATGTGAAAAAGCTGGATCCCACCGCTCAGGAAACAATTCCAGACGAAGCAGCGGAAGTGTCATCAGCTGATGGAGGTGACCAAGAGTTGGTGGTTGCCAACTTGATGTTGGCAAACTCACAAAATGAGAGGGATTACAGTTACGAGTTAATTGGTTCAGGTAGTGATTATTTCGAGCTGGTGGATAATCAGATATTGATCAAACCAGGTGTCAATTTTGACACAACCCAATCCTCATATCATAGCTTGACCTTTCAGATTACCGACAGATCAGGGAATACGCGTCAGGAAACGGTTGTCGTCAATGTTGATTTCACCACCGAGGAAGCAGTCATCATTTTGGGTGTGCCGGAAGAAGAGGCAGGTCCAATCACTGAAGAAAGTGATTCATTGCCCCATCAAGAGCCGGAACCTGATGAGAGTTTAACCTATTCACTACTTGATGAAACAGAGGCACCTGTTGGTTTTGTGCTCCATGAAGATGGCAGTTACGACCTGGATGTTACTCATGAGGCGTATCAACATCTTGGCGTGGGTGATAGTCAGACATTAATTATACCGGTCAAAATCACCACGGATCAGGGTGAGGTGACGACTACTGAGATTCAGGTAGTTGTTCATGGAAGCAATGATCTGCCCATTGTGGAGATGGGGCAGAGTGCTGAGATTACGGAAGGAGCATCAGCTATTGAAGGAGAGATTCTTGCAACGGATGTGGATGACAACTCAGTTCTGACATACGCTGTATCTGAAGGAAATGATCTTCCGCCCGGGTTTATTCTTAGTCAGAATGGTCACTACAGTTTCACAGCGGAAAACTACAATAGCCTTGAAGCCGGACAGAATCAAATACTCGATATACCGATAACGGTAACCGATGATCATGGCGGTACTGCACATACAATACTACAAATAACAATTACCGGTACCAATGATACGCCAGTTGCAGAAGCCCAAGAGGTCTCGGCGGAAGAGGGCGGTTTGGTCAGCGGCCAGTTGCAAGCCAATGATGTTGATCTGGCGGAAGGTGCGGCTCTGAGTTTTACCACATCATCAGAAGTTGATGGCCTGACTTTGAATGAGGATGGCTCTTACAATTTCGATGCTTCCTCTTATCAATCACTTGGAGAGGGTGATACTGAAATCATAGAAGTCCCTGTGACAGTCACCGATGACCAGGGCGCCACAGCTGAAACCACACTGACGATTACCGTCACTGGCACGAATGATAATCCAGTTGCAGAGGCCCAAGAGATCTCGGCGGACGAAGGTGGTTTGGTTAACGGTCAGTTACAAGCCAGTGATGTTGACCTTGCCGAAGGTGCGTCTCTCAGTTTTGCCACTTCA
- a CDS encoding peptidase domain-containing ABC transporter, whose product MTSSSGFTIPRGWRRPDVLLASLGINTLALAMPMVVLQVYDRIIPHQAMGTFMALMIGMLGVVVLEALLRIFRSAILAWSGARFEHRESMDAMHRVLHTDTLVFNRETSGDYLTRLQSVEEINQFYSGQSMLLLMDFPFVVLFLSLIWFISGELVQIPILLLTIFALISIMLGRQLHNALKARNTTDSRRQNFLIEVLSGIHTVKSMAMEALMLRRYERLQAQSAESIRKLAHINSVVQGFGSTFSQVAMVSFVSFGSLSVISGDLTVGALAAGTMLTGRVLQPGLKAMGLWTQFQSVRLSLDRRQEIDRMPAEISGEYDGPEPLHGDIKVEGIHFRYPGQEQWLLEDLSLEVPAGGSVGITGNNGTGKSTLISIMTGFMHPQQGEVLLDSRNIKTYRQEFLRQQIGFMPQHGMLYEGTILENMTLFREGEAIDQAMELSRELGLGEIIARMPDGLDTQIGGSAVNSLSEGVRQKIVMVRSLIGHPNIILFDDANANFDIKNDAKLMALIKKMKGSRTLVIVSHRPSFLRICDKQFELRDGQLHEQQQRKLKMVFKK is encoded by the coding sequence ATGACTAGTTCATCCGGTTTCACAATTCCACGCGGTTGGCGAAGACCCGATGTGCTGCTGGCATCGCTGGGCATCAATACCCTTGCCCTCGCCATGCCCATGGTGGTTCTGCAGGTTTATGATCGCATCATCCCTCATCAGGCGATGGGAACTTTCATGGCATTGATGATCGGAATGCTGGGTGTGGTCGTTTTAGAGGCGTTGTTGAGAATTTTCAGGTCAGCAATTCTTGCCTGGAGCGGTGCACGTTTTGAGCACAGGGAGAGCATGGATGCGATGCACCGGGTGCTGCATACCGACACGCTCGTCTTCAACCGGGAGACCAGTGGGGATTATCTCACTCGTCTGCAGTCAGTCGAAGAGATCAATCAATTCTATTCCGGGCAATCCATGCTGCTGCTGATGGATTTCCCCTTCGTAGTTCTCTTTTTGTCATTAATCTGGTTTATCAGTGGTGAACTGGTACAGATCCCAATCCTGCTGCTGACCATTTTCGCATTGATTTCCATTATGCTGGGAAGACAGCTGCATAACGCTCTCAAGGCCAGAAACACCACCGACTCTCGGAGACAGAACTTTTTAATCGAAGTTCTGAGCGGTATCCATACTGTGAAATCCATGGCCATGGAGGCATTGATGCTGCGTCGATATGAGCGATTACAAGCACAATCAGCTGAGAGTATTCGTAAACTGGCGCATATCAACAGCGTGGTACAGGGGTTTGGCAGTACTTTTTCACAAGTCGCCATGGTCAGTTTCGTCAGTTTTGGCAGCCTTTCTGTGATTTCCGGTGATCTGACTGTCGGTGCACTCGCTGCCGGAACCATGCTCACCGGCCGGGTACTGCAGCCAGGCCTGAAAGCGATGGGACTGTGGACCCAGTTTCAGAGTGTTCGTCTGTCACTTGATCGACGTCAGGAAATCGATCGAATGCCTGCCGAAATCTCCGGTGAGTATGACGGGCCGGAGCCGCTGCACGGTGATATCAAAGTAGAGGGCATTCACTTCCGCTACCCTGGCCAGGAACAGTGGTTACTGGAGGACCTGTCGCTCGAGGTTCCTGCGGGGGGATCAGTCGGAATTACCGGTAACAATGGGACTGGAAAAAGCACACTGATATCCATCATGACCGGATTCATGCACCCACAACAGGGGGAAGTTCTACTCGACAGCCGCAACATCAAGACCTATCGACAGGAGTTTTTACGGCAACAGATAGGTTTCATGCCTCAACACGGAATGCTCTATGAAGGCACGATTCTCGAGAACATGACCCTGTTCCGTGAAGGGGAAGCCATTGATCAGGCTATGGAACTATCCAGAGAGCTGGGTTTAGGCGAGATCATCGCACGCATGCCTGATGGACTGGATACCCAGATCGGCGGTTCAGCAGTGAACTCCCTGTCTGAGGGCGTCAGACAGAAAATCGTGATGGTACGCTCATTGATAGGCCATCCCAACATCATTCTGTTTGATGACGCAAATGCAAACTTCGATATCAAAAATGATGCGAAATTGATGGCTCTGATAAAAAAAATGAAGGGTAGCCGTACCCTGGTCATCGTGTCACACCGCCCCTCATTCCTGCGTATTTGCGACAAACAGTTTGAATTGCGAGACGGGCAGCTTCATGAGCAGCAGCAGCGCAAACTTAAAATGGTATTCAAAAAATGA
- a CDS encoding peptidase domain-containing ABC transporter encodes MSGAKQKPILSEVLADALRHNRLDDIHLDSPFAASLMPLLKALGWHHYARELIEALPHFTDTIDLVDLRNILVNLGYESSVEKINLRDIREELYPCLFLGRKGEILVLEEHHKDTISFYDANSGEHKTHPVKSLKGTAYYFTDTHNPHGFVETESRQAWFARLMRRFQGLTWHLLSMSFLINLVAMAVPLFIMLVYDKVIGAKSVDALPWMVAGIGSALLADMALRYLRARVIGNIAGRLDYLIGVETFKQILHLPPLFTERSTMAAQLSRLKQFDSVRDFFTGPNATLILELPFVLMFVIVIGFIAGPVALVPVVMLIIYAAFGALWLPASAHRVTHASSSRTDKQRMQIQTLNGRYEIKGVGGETTWWERYREFSGEAVTANYRTTVSNAVINSFAQGAMSLSGVAVLAIGTYMVIEGSMSIGALIATMALIWRVLAPLQSAFLSFSRFEQVSKTIQQINQLMKLDVERHSGRSALMLTELKGRINIDRVSFRYGPNYDPALLGISVHVEPGEMLAIMGETGSGKSTLTKLIAGMYRPQAGSLSIDEFDIRQLNAMDLRRAIAYVPQNPHFFHGTVAQNLRLNNVLATDDELRQACSQAGILEEIEQLPKGFNTRIGDNTTEHLPPGLTRGLSMARAFLRSAPIILLDEPGASLDIESDERFMQQIKKLKGKKTIIMVTHRPSHVRLADKVIVLDQGSEVFAGDPDKAIQLVLESVA; translated from the coding sequence ATGAGCGGTGCAAAGCAAAAGCCGATTCTCAGTGAAGTACTTGCCGATGCGCTCAGACATAACCGGCTGGATGATATTCATCTGGATTCCCCCTTTGCCGCCAGTCTGATGCCACTGCTCAAAGCCTTGGGCTGGCACCACTATGCCCGTGAACTGATCGAGGCACTCCCCCACTTCACAGACACCATCGACCTGGTCGACCTGCGTAACATTCTGGTCAATCTCGGTTATGAAAGCAGTGTTGAGAAAATCAATCTTCGAGATATCCGCGAGGAGCTCTACCCATGCCTGTTTTTAGGCCGTAAAGGGGAAATCCTGGTACTTGAAGAGCATCACAAAGATACCATCAGCTTCTATGATGCCAATAGCGGTGAACATAAGACACATCCGGTAAAATCCCTGAAGGGTACTGCCTACTACTTCACCGATACCCACAATCCACATGGATTTGTTGAGACCGAATCGAGACAGGCCTGGTTTGCAAGGTTGATGCGACGCTTTCAGGGTCTTACCTGGCATCTGCTTTCAATGAGTTTTTTGATCAACCTGGTTGCAATGGCTGTACCGCTATTCATCATGCTGGTCTATGACAAGGTAATCGGTGCAAAATCGGTCGATGCCCTTCCCTGGATGGTAGCCGGAATCGGCTCAGCACTGCTCGCTGATATGGCATTGCGTTATCTACGTGCTCGCGTCATTGGTAATATTGCCGGCCGTCTTGACTATTTGATCGGTGTCGAAACCTTTAAACAGATTCTGCACCTGCCACCGCTGTTCACTGAGCGTTCAACCATGGCGGCTCAACTCTCCAGACTGAAACAGTTTGACTCGGTACGTGACTTTTTCACCGGCCCGAATGCCACACTGATCCTGGAATTGCCGTTTGTGCTGATGTTTGTCATTGTGATCGGCTTCATCGCCGGACCGGTAGCACTTGTACCGGTTGTGATGCTGATTATCTACGCCGCCTTTGGTGCACTCTGGTTACCCGCAAGCGCTCACCGGGTCACCCATGCATCGTCTTCCCGTACGGATAAACAGCGTATGCAGATACAGACATTGAACGGACGCTACGAAATCAAGGGCGTTGGCGGGGAAACCACCTGGTGGGAACGCTATCGGGAATTTTCAGGCGAAGCGGTGACTGCCAACTATCGTACTACCGTATCGAATGCAGTCATCAATTCATTTGCGCAAGGCGCAATGAGTCTATCGGGTGTTGCCGTGCTCGCCATCGGTACCTACATGGTGATCGAGGGTTCCATGAGTATCGGAGCGCTGATTGCCACCATGGCGTTGATCTGGAGGGTTCTGGCGCCGTTACAGAGCGCCTTTCTCAGTTTCAGCCGTTTCGAACAGGTCTCCAAAACCATACAGCAGATCAACCAGTTGATGAAACTCGATGTGGAACGACATAGCGGCCGATCAGCGTTGATGCTTACCGAGCTGAAGGGGCGTATCAATATCGACCGAGTCAGCTTCCGCTATGGACCGAATTATGATCCGGCACTGCTTGGAATTTCGGTACATGTTGAGCCTGGTGAGATGCTTGCGATTATGGGTGAAACTGGATCAGGTAAATCCACATTGACTAAACTCATTGCCGGTATGTACAGACCACAAGCCGGCTCACTCTCGATCGATGAATTTGACATCAGGCAACTCAATGCCATGGACCTGCGTCGTGCCATTGCGTATGTACCGCAGAACCCACATTTTTTCCACGGCACGGTCGCACAGAATCTGCGGCTCAACAATGTACTGGCAACAGATGATGAACTGCGGCAAGCCTGCTCACAGGCAGGCATTCTCGAAGAGATCGAACAACTGCCAAAGGGATTCAACACCCGCATCGGTGACAACACAACAGAGCATTTACCACCTGGCCTGACCCGAGGTCTGTCTATGGCAAGAGCTTTTTTACGTTCAGCCCCGATTATTCTGCTTGATGAACCAGGCGCCTCTCTGGATATCGAGAGTGATGAACGCTTTATGCAGCAGATTAAAAAACTGAAAGGGAAAAAGACCATTATCATGGTCACCCACAGACCCAGCCATGTAAGACTGGCTGATAAAGTCATTGTACTGGATCAGGGTTCCGAGGTTTTTGCCGGTGATCCGGACAAAGCGATCCAACTGGTTTTGGAGAGTGTGGCATGA
- a CDS encoding HlyD family type I secretion periplasmic adaptor subunit, producing MKEDSIVFAQESTAGLPRARAHYLAQAIKLEEVTPSRTLSAAIVVSIFLFVSLLFWGAQTRISEVAIAKGEVIPSDLIINIQHLEGGIVRQLNVRNGDQVEQGDTLVNFSPSSSQSELQQMLTRKASLQLQGERLQALVENRDPDFSNLQSEHPDLAAKQKTIYLAQVNGLESELAVIESQISQRKNQLTRQRNQVKALRKELTIYKEQVSIRQSLAKKGTVSRTELLSARSRLAEAESELRKTVDGIAVAKTELEESKQRKLELFSRHNKEIELEAGSVASELAEVEGTLIRLRDRFDRLQVKAPIDGIVKSLTINSNNTVVAPGEVIMQLVPVKNELIVEAKILPQDIGHVHIEQSAELKFTSYDSSRFGSLQGKVHKISASTYLDQEQNPYYRAEVILDRNYLGSNPEQLKILPGMTVTAEIRTGEKTILDYLMRPVSRGMDSAFRER from the coding sequence ATGAAAGAAGACAGCATCGTTTTTGCTCAGGAAAGTACGGCAGGATTACCCAGAGCAAGAGCACACTACCTGGCACAAGCCATCAAGCTGGAAGAGGTGACCCCTTCCCGCACACTCAGTGCCGCTATCGTTGTCAGTATTTTTCTATTTGTCTCTCTACTCTTCTGGGGAGCACAGACCAGGATCAGTGAGGTCGCCATAGCCAAGGGTGAAGTCATACCTTCAGATCTGATTATAAATATTCAACATCTTGAAGGAGGTATCGTCAGACAGCTGAATGTTCGTAATGGGGATCAGGTGGAACAAGGTGATACTCTTGTCAACTTCTCTCCATCATCATCTCAGTCGGAACTGCAGCAGATGTTGACCCGCAAAGCCAGTTTGCAATTGCAGGGAGAGCGACTGCAGGCGTTGGTGGAAAATCGTGATCCGGACTTCAGCAATCTGCAAAGTGAACACCCTGATCTTGCAGCCAAGCAGAAAACCATATACCTGGCACAAGTGAATGGCCTGGAGAGTGAGCTTGCGGTGATTGAAAGCCAGATCAGCCAGCGAAAGAATCAACTGACCCGTCAACGGAATCAGGTCAAAGCTCTGCGTAAAGAGTTGACTATCTACAAAGAGCAGGTCTCGATCAGACAATCTCTAGCGAAGAAAGGTACGGTTTCACGTACAGAGCTGCTCAGTGCACGCTCTCGCCTGGCAGAAGCTGAAAGTGAACTGAGAAAAACCGTAGATGGCATTGCTGTTGCCAAAACGGAACTGGAAGAGAGCAAACAACGCAAACTGGAGCTGTTCAGCAGACACAACAAAGAGATCGAATTGGAAGCCGGAAGCGTTGCATCGGAGCTGGCGGAAGTGGAAGGTACTTTGATCCGTTTGCGCGATCGTTTTGATCGACTGCAGGTAAAGGCACCCATTGACGGTATCGTTAAAAGTTTGACGATAAACAGTAACAACACTGTAGTTGCACCCGGCGAAGTGATCATGCAGCTGGTACCGGTTAAAAACGAATTGATCGTTGAGGCAAAAATCCTCCCCCAGGATATCGGGCATGTTCATATCGAACAGTCTGCGGAATTAAAATTTACCAGCTACGATTCATCCCGCTTCGGCAGCCTGCAGGGCAAGGTACACAAGATTTCCGCCTCCACCTACCTCGATCAGGAACAGAACCCCTACTATCGGGCTGAAGTCATTCTTGACCGTAACTATCTGGGCAGCAATCCCGAACAGCTGAAGATTCTGCCAGGCATGACCGTCACGGCGGAAATACGCACTGGAGAAAAAACCATTCTGGACTACCTCATGCGACCAGTCAGCCGAGGCATGGACAGCGCTTTCAGAGAGCGCTGA